The Prochlorococcus sp. MIT 0603 DNA window TCTTCTTTCAAGAATAATTTCCTTAATTTCTTGATCTGGCGTTTCAATCTCCAATAAAACCTTTGAACCACTCTCCCCTCTTAATTTGGATGCTGTTGCTTCTAATCCAAGTCTCTTTGGAGAATTATTATCAACTTTCCGAAGTAAGGATCCACTAGGGATTTCTGCATCTGCCGCTGGAGAACCTTCTAAAGGAGCTATTACAACAATCTCTCCATCATTACTTCTTGCACCTAGCTGTAGTCCTACTCCATTTATTTCACTGCCAATATTGCTTTCTTTTAAGGCTTTGTAATCAGCTGGTCGCAAAAGTCTTGTATATGGATCTCCTAAAGGTAGAAGCATTGTCTCAATAGCTGAATATGCTTCATCTGATGTAGAAATTGGTTTTTCGAGAGCTTGTTGCCGTAATCGACGCCATTGAACATCATTGAATTTGTCAGGATTTAAAAACCCCTCGTTTACTAAGTTCCAGGTTTCTAAGACAAGTTGCTGCCCATCATTAAGGGCGAAAACAGGTGCTGCTCCTAGGGAGAAAATAAGTAAGCAAGTGATTAGTCCAGCAATGATTTGCCGAAAATATTTTGAACAGGTTTTTACAGTTGGAAGCATTGGATTAATCAATTGCACGAACCATGGGGCACATTCAGTAGAGTGTTGTTATTAAGTATCAAGCTCATCTGATCAATGGCAAATTCCTCACCTGTCTACGATTGGTTTCAGGAACGGCTTGAAATTCAAGACATCGCAGATGATGTCACTTCAAAATACGTACCTCCACATGTAAACATCTTTTATTGTCTTGGAGGCATCACACTTGTCTGCTTCTTGATTCAATTTGCAACTGGGTTTGCAATGACTTTTTATTACAAGCCCACTGTCACTGAAGCTTATAACTCAGTCAGTTATTTAATGACAGATGTAAGTTTTGGTTGGTTGATTAGATCAGTGCATCGTTGGAGTGCCTCAATGATGGTGTTGATGCTGATTTTGCATGTTTTTAGAGTTTATTTGACAGGTGGGTTTAAAAGGCCAAGAGAGCTTACTTGGGTTACAGGGGTAGTAATGGCTGTAATTACAGTAGCTTTTGGTGTTACTGGATATTCATTGCCTTGGGATCAGGTAGGTTATTGGGCTGTAAAGATTGTTTCAGGTGTGCCTGCTGCAATCCCAGTTATTGGAGACTTTATGGTTGAACTGTTAAGAGGCGGGGAAAGCGTAGGGCAAACAACACTTACTCGCTTTTATAGTCTGCATACTTTTGTATTGCCATGGACACTTGCCATTTTTATGCTCATGCATTTCCTAATGATAAGAAAACAGGGAATATCAGGACCTCTATAAATTAGATTTTCAAAATAAAAGATTTTTGAGCCCTTATTCGCAACTTTTATCTAAAAAATCACTTTTCTTTCAATTATGTCAACTCTTAAGAAGCCAGATTTATCAGATACAAAACTAAGAGCCAAACTCGCAAAAGGTATGGGCCATAATTATTATGGAGAGCCTGCTTGGCCAAATGACCTCCTGTATATATTTCCTGTAGTAATTCTTGGAACTATAGCTTGCATAGTAGGCCTAGCAGTATTAGACCCAGCTTTTCTTGGTGATAAAGCAAATCCTTTTGCTACCCCCTTGGAAATTTTGCCTGAGTGGTACTTATACCCAGTCTTTCAAATTCTAAGAGTCGTTCCCAATAAGCTTCTTGGGATTGCATTGCAAACCCTTATACCTCTTGGCTTAATGCTTATTCCTTTTATAGAAAATGTAAATAAGTTCTCCAATCCTTTTAGAAGGCCTGTAGCAATGACTTTCTTCTTGTTTGGTACTTTATTGACAATATATTTGGGGATCGGCGCATGTTTGCCTATTGATAAGTCTTTGACCTTGGGCCTTTTTTAAGTTTAATTTTTATTGGTTTAAATCAAGCATTGAAACATCTTGAGGGGATACCTTGAGAAAATGATGCATTAAAAGAAAACCTACAATTGTCCATGTTTGATATGTTCTTGATTGTTGTCCCACCCATGTACCAGTAGGGCCATCAAAATACTCCGCCCATTTTTGCTTGGGTAATTGATTTAATTGGCTCCAATAGCATTCCTCTAATAAAGATCTCATTTGTCCCATTAGCAGTACATCTGCCTGAGGATATCTTTGTTCATGTAGAAGAATTGAAGCTCCAAAGAACCACAGGATGCTTGGCCAATGCCCACCATTATGGTAACTCCAGGGCCAATTTTTTGGGTCTGAGCCTGTTTTATTTTGCCATTCCTCTACTTCCATGGGCGGATGACATATTCTCATAGGCATTTGAGCCATTAAATGTGATCGATTATGGAGTACTAATCTAAAGAGTGCCCGCTGTTGAGGTGCAGTTAAGACTCCAAACATGCATGCAAGAGAGTTGCCAAGGCTATAAAAGCGAAAGTCTGGCCTGCCTGTTCGAATATTCCCAATAAGATAACCTCCTCTGTTTTCCAGCCAATCTTGGAGCCAAGGAGGAACTATTTGTGGTTGGACGTTAAATTCGTTCTGATGTTGATCTTCTCCATATTGTTCGGTGGGTCTTCGCCTCAGTACTTGCATTGTTTTGCTTGTAACCCAATAATGCTTTAAAAGGAATTGACGAAGGTCATGAACCCATTGTCTAGTAAGCAAAAGTCTTTGATCTAGTAAA harbors:
- the petD gene encoding cytochrome b6-f complex subunit IV, with translation MSTLKKPDLSDTKLRAKLAKGMGHNYYGEPAWPNDLLYIFPVVILGTIACIVGLAVLDPAFLGDKANPFATPLEILPEWYLYPVFQILRVVPNKLLGIALQTLIPLGLMLIPFIENVNKFSNPFRRPVAMTFFLFGTLLTIYLGIGACLPIDKSLTLGLF
- the petB gene encoding cytochrome b6; its protein translation is MANSSPVYDWFQERLEIQDIADDVTSKYVPPHVNIFYCLGGITLVCFLIQFATGFAMTFYYKPTVTEAYNSVSYLMTDVSFGWLIRSVHRWSASMMVLMLILHVFRVYLTGGFKRPRELTWVTGVVMAVITVAFGVTGYSLPWDQVGYWAVKIVSGVPAAIPVIGDFMVELLRGGESVGQTTLTRFYSLHTFVLPWTLAIFMLMHFLMIRKQGISGPL
- a CDS encoding glycoside hydrolase 100 family protein, whose translation is MPERFSQERQRVRPNSNEEAVIKRAQEHFERTLIKIDGQFAGSVAALEHPANNDALNYGELFLRDNVPVMIYLLTQKRYSIVKKFLTVCLDLQSTSYQTRGVFPTSFVEENDELIADYGQRSIGRITSADASLWWPILCWLYVRKSKDTTFGVSQKVQRGIQLLLDLVLHPTFEGTPVLFVPDCSFMIDRPMDVWGAPLEVEVLLYASLSSCIELMDLSSKHQVSRLLDQRLLLTRQWVHDLRQFLLKHYWVTSKTMQVLRRRPTEQYGEDQHQNEFNVQPQIVPPWLQDWLENRGGYLIGNIRTGRPDFRFYSLGNSLACMFGVLTAPQQRALFRLVLHNRSHLMAQMPMRICHPPMEVEEWQNKTGSDPKNWPWSYHNGGHWPSILWFFGASILLHEQRYPQADVLLMGQMRSLLEECYWSQLNQLPKQKWAEYFDGPTGTWVGQQSRTYQTWTIVGFLLMHHFLKVSPQDVSMLDLNQ